A window of Streptosporangiales bacterium contains these coding sequences:
- a CDS encoding TetR family transcriptional regulator: protein MEAQVTRREAVRASTRHDILDAARRLLAQGGPANVTLRAVAHEVGMTAPALYRYFPRHESLLLELTDLVVGELGDDLERACLAEPPDDPAVQLMTAARTFRAWCTGHPREFQLAFGLAPAPEGDQVPPHCGTPNVRRMCGYFFELFVAIWRRQPVPVDADDALAPVLREQMRAFLDQTDHPDAPLGLVKLFLEAWTRLYGLVALEIYGHLRFVLTDVDALFEAMLADYATALLGGPQPGR, encoded by the coding sequence ATGGAGGCGCAGGTCACACGGCGGGAGGCCGTCCGTGCGTCCACCCGGCACGACATCCTCGACGCCGCGCGCCGGCTGCTCGCGCAGGGCGGTCCCGCGAACGTCACGCTGCGCGCGGTCGCCCACGAGGTCGGCATGACCGCACCCGCGCTCTACCGCTACTTCCCGCGCCACGAGAGCCTGCTGCTCGAACTCACCGACCTCGTCGTCGGGGAGCTCGGCGACGACCTCGAACGGGCGTGCCTGGCCGAGCCGCCCGACGACCCCGCGGTCCAGCTGATGACCGCGGCGCGCACCTTCCGCGCCTGGTGCACCGGGCATCCACGCGAGTTCCAACTGGCGTTCGGTCTCGCACCCGCACCGGAGGGCGATCAGGTACCGCCGCACTGCGGCACCCCGAACGTCCGGCGCATGTGCGGCTACTTCTTCGAGCTGTTCGTCGCCATCTGGCGCCGGCAACCGGTCCCCGTCGATGCCGACGACGCGCTCGCCCCGGTCCTGCGCGAGCAGATGCGGGCGTTCCTCGACCAGACCGACCATCCCGACGCGCCGCTGGGCCTGGTCAAGCTGTTCCTCGAGGCGTGGACCCGGCTGTACGGGCTCGTCGCCCTGGAGATCTACGGCCACCTGCGCTTCGTGCTGACCGACGTCGACGCCCTCTTCGAGGCGATGCTCGCCGACTACGCCACAGCGCTGCTGGGAGGCCCGCAGCCGGGGCGCTGA